A single window of Zea mays cultivar B73 chromosome 10, Zm-B73-REFERENCE-NAM-5.0, whole genome shotgun sequence DNA harbors:
- the LOC100194130 gene encoding uncharacterized protein LOC100194130, with product MAPADMAEPAMTTVSRVEDAGRMSSIEWEPKTLTLAQIKFAREAALYVVSTKTEQEAIRIFTEGLKPVRIMAVSKSTSSIDSSSSDDDVELGACCCSSTKGCRGGGSKGGRRRRSMDDRDVATTPF from the exons ATGGCGCCGGCAGACATGGCGGAGCCGGCCATGACGACGGTGAGCAGGGTGGAGGACGCGGGGCGGATGTCGTCCATAGAGTGGGAGCCCAAGACGCTCACCCTCGCCCAGATCAAGTTCGCAAGG GAGGCGGCGCTGTACGTGGTGAGCACCAAGACGGAGCAGGAGGCGATCAGGATCTTCACCGAGGGTCTTAAGCCCGTGCGGATCATGGCCGTCAGCAAGTCCActagctccatcgactcctcgtCGTCGGACGACGACGTCGAGCTCGGCGCCTGCTGCTGCTCCTCCACCAAAGGCTGTCGCGGTGGCGGGAGCAAAGGCGGCCGACGGCGCCGCTCCATGGACGACAGGGACGTCGCTACAACGCCattctag